A stretch of Paraburkholderia phenazinium DNA encodes these proteins:
- a CDS encoding acyl-CoA dehydrogenase family protein: MIRSQETLNLLLDSIIRFVRERLVPNEEIVAETDQIPAALLQEMKDLGLFGLCLPEEYGGLGLTMEEEVLAAIELGKTSPAFRSAIGSNNGIGSTGIVIDGTPAQKEKYLPRLASGELIGSFCLTEPEAGSDAASLRTTAVRDGDHYVLNGTKRFITNAPEAGLFTVMARTDPTAKGAGAISAFVVEAGTPGLSLGKIDRKMGQKGAHTCDVIFDNCRVPMENLIGEKEGVGFKTAMKVLDKGRLHIAAVATGAAERMLADALRYAMERKQFGKPIVEFELIQAMLADSQAEIYASRCMIVDAARRRDAGERVTSEASCAKMFATEMCGRVADRAVQIFGGAGYMSEYGIERFYRDVRLFRIYEGTTQIQQIVIARELQRSFNG, from the coding sequence GTGATTCGAAGCCAGGAAACGCTGAATCTGTTGCTCGACAGCATTATCCGTTTTGTCCGTGAACGTCTGGTGCCGAACGAGGAAATCGTCGCGGAAACCGATCAGATTCCCGCCGCGTTGCTGCAGGAAATGAAGGACCTTGGTCTGTTCGGACTATGTCTGCCCGAAGAGTATGGCGGCCTCGGCTTGACCATGGAAGAAGAAGTGCTCGCCGCTATCGAACTCGGCAAGACGTCACCGGCGTTTCGTTCGGCAATCGGCAGCAATAACGGCATCGGCTCGACGGGTATCGTGATCGACGGTACGCCTGCGCAGAAGGAGAAGTATCTGCCGCGACTTGCCTCGGGCGAGCTGATCGGCTCGTTTTGTCTGACCGAGCCGGAAGCGGGTTCGGACGCCGCCTCGCTCAGAACCACCGCTGTGCGCGACGGCGATCACTACGTGCTGAACGGCACCAAGCGCTTCATCACGAATGCGCCGGAGGCGGGGCTCTTCACCGTGATGGCGCGTACCGATCCCACCGCGAAAGGTGCTGGCGCCATCTCCGCGTTCGTTGTGGAGGCGGGTACGCCGGGACTGTCGCTCGGCAAGATCGATCGCAAGATGGGCCAGAAGGGCGCGCATACCTGCGACGTCATCTTCGATAACTGCCGCGTGCCCATGGAGAACCTGATCGGCGAGAAAGAGGGCGTCGGTTTCAAGACCGCCATGAAGGTGCTCGACAAGGGGCGCCTGCATATCGCCGCCGTGGCGACGGGCGCGGCCGAACGCATGCTCGCGGATGCACTGCGCTATGCCATGGAGCGCAAGCAGTTCGGCAAGCCGATCGTCGAATTCGAATTGATTCAGGCCATGCTGGCCGATAGCCAGGCGGAGATCTACGCATCGCGCTGCATGATCGTGGATGCCGCGCGCCGCCGCGATGCGGGCGAGCGGGTCACGAGCGAAGCGTCGTGCGCCAAGATGTTTGCGACGGAAATGTGCGGACGCGTTGCCGATCGTGCCGTGCAGATCTTCGGCGGAGCGGGCTATATGAGCGAGTATGGAATCGAGCGCTTTTACCGCGACGTGCGCCTGTTTCGCATTTACGAAGGCACCACGCAGATCCAGCAGATCGTGATTGCGCGCGAGTTGCAGCGCAGTTTCAATGGGTGA
- a CDS encoding DNA-3-methyladenine glycosylase: MTDRPLPILPLHRNDLPLDTVELARYMVGKYVVHDLPEGRISGRIVETEAYPVGDSTSHAFIGLRAYNASLFMARGHAYVRLTYGVSYMLNMSSEAEGTGAGILIRAIEPLEGLALMQARRPGVSLRDLARGPGRLTIALGIGQAFDGRDLCTGQDLWIGRIEAEQTAVAATTRIGLSREMHRPLRFYEPGSPFVSGPRKLLMPLSRAPIRSL, encoded by the coding sequence ATGACCGACAGACCTCTTCCGATCCTGCCGCTGCACCGCAACGACCTGCCGCTCGATACGGTCGAACTGGCCCGCTACATGGTCGGCAAGTATGTGGTTCACGACCTGCCCGAAGGACGCATCAGCGGGCGGATTGTCGAGACGGAAGCCTATCCGGTCGGCGATTCGACCTCGCACGCGTTTATCGGTCTGCGCGCCTATAACGCCTCGCTGTTTATGGCGCGCGGCCACGCCTATGTGCGGCTGACGTACGGGGTTTCGTACATGCTGAACATGTCCAGCGAGGCCGAAGGGACGGGCGCGGGTATCCTGATTCGGGCGATTGAACCGCTCGAGGGCCTTGCCCTGATGCAGGCGCGCCGTCCGGGCGTCAGTTTGCGCGATCTCGCCCGCGGACCCGGCCGGCTCACGATCGCGCTCGGCATCGGGCAAGCGTTTGACGGACGCGATCTGTGTACCGGCCAGGATCTCTGGATCGGGCGTATAGAGGCAGAGCAAACGGCGGTGGCCGCGACCACACGCATTGGACTGTCGCGGGAGATGCACCGCCCGTTGCGCTTTTATGAGCCGGGCAGCCCGTTCGTCAGCGGGCCGCGCAAGTTGTTGATGCCGCTCTCCCGCGCGCCCATTCGGTCGCTTTGA
- a CDS encoding BON domain-containing protein, with product MKASQAMKVIGGALIVVASLNAYAQSSDAMAASGAMAAPSAKSTKAANRALQRSVRKALSKTKGLSVNNITVRARNGAVTLEGSVPEQGQSDIATQAAQGVAGVTSVKNDLTIRAIGQ from the coding sequence ATGAAAGCATCCCAGGCAATGAAGGTCATCGGCGGCGCGCTCATCGTCGTAGCGTCCCTTAACGCTTACGCACAAAGCAGCGATGCAATGGCCGCATCGGGCGCGATGGCTGCCCCGAGCGCCAAGTCGACCAAGGCTGCCAACCGCGCTCTGCAACGCAGCGTGCGTAAGGCCCTGTCCAAAACCAAGGGCCTCAGCGTGAACAACATCACGGTTCGTGCTCGCAACGGTGCAGTGACGTTGGAAGGCTCCGTGCCGGAACAAGGTCAAAGCGACATCGCTACGCAAGCAGCACAAGGCGTGGCAGGCGTGACGTCGGTAAAGAACGACCTGACGATCCGCGCGATCGGTCAGTAA